The Bacteroidota bacterium genome has a window encoding:
- a CDS encoding alpha/beta hydrolase, with translation MLYHKVYSHATSPVWVVFVHGAGGSSNVWYKQVKDFKTHFNVLLIDLRGHGKSQNVFSEVWQSKYTFEDVSKDVLDVLDFLQIQKAHFVGISLGTIIIRTIAEINPERIESLILGGAVTRLTIKSRILVNVGNAIKRIIPYMWLYKIYAWILLPKANHAQSRNLFIKEAKNLYQKEFLRWFKLTKDLNPLLKLFREKPLHLPIFYVMGEEDYMFLEPVHEMVKTHLNSTLYVIENCGHVVNVERPEVFNNVAIEYITTFEGRAT, from the coding sequence ATGTTGTATCATAAAGTTTATAGCCATGCCACATCACCTGTATGGGTAGTTTTTGTGCACGGCGCAGGGGGAAGCTCAAATGTTTGGTACAAACAGGTAAAAGACTTTAAAACCCACTTTAATGTATTGCTGATTGACTTGCGCGGACACGGTAAATCGCAAAATGTGTTTAGCGAGGTTTGGCAAAGCAAATACACGTTTGAAGATGTGAGTAAAGATGTGCTGGATGTGCTGGATTTTTTACAGATACAAAAAGCCCATTTTGTAGGTATTTCATTAGGTACGATTATTATCAGAACAATTGCCGAAATAAACCCTGAACGGATCGAATCGCTGATACTGGGTGGTGCAGTAACCCGCCTCACCATCAAATCACGCATATTGGTTAATGTGGGCAATGCCATCAAACGCATCATCCCCTATATGTGGCTGTATAAAATTTATGCGTGGATATTGTTGCCCAAAGCCAATCACGCACAATCGCGCAACTTGTTTATCAAAGAAGCTAAAAACCTATATCAGAAAGAGTTTTTACGCTGGTTTAAACTCACAAAAGATTTAAACCCGTTGCTGAAACTGTTTCGTGAAAAGCCCTTGCACTTACCCATTTTTTATGTGATGGGCGAAGAAGATTATATGTTTTTGGAACCTGTGCACGAAATGGTAAAAACCCACCTTAACAGTACCCTGTATGTGATTGAAAATTGCGGCCATGTGGTGAATGTAGAACGTCCCGAAGTGTTTAACAATGTTGCAATAGAGTACATCACTACCTTTGAAGGCCGCGCAACATAA